CACCATATCAGTTGTATCCGGGGTATAAAACTTGTCGAACAGGATCTGTTTATATTCCGGCAGATGATTCTTGGCACGATAAGCAAGGAAAACCAGAGAAGATTGAGCAAGTGGCGCAAAGTTATGGTACTGCTTTACAAAAGCCTTATTCCGAAAATCTGTGTTGAGGGACAATTGACCGTTCTGCAATTCATAGTAAGGAATATATCGTCCTTCATTACCCAGACTTCTGATATTGATAAAAACCACAAAATAGTCCGGGTGATACATGGAATCCAGTTCCTCCTTCAGGTACAGGCTTTCCCTCAACGGCATTGTTTCTTTACCGAAATTAAAGATGTGCAAATCCGGGTGTGTTTCCTTCAGAGCCTCTTCCGACAATGACATGAAGTTATGCCGGTAAAAAACCTGCCGCGCTGCAATGAAGCTATTTCCCAGTACAGCTAGGGAAATCTCCTGATCGCCGCTGTCATGAAACTCCGGTCCGAACCAGCCTTGTGAATTGGTGGCAGCCAAGCCAAAACCTTCGTAATTGAATAACGAACAACACATCTGATTGGCGAGGTAACGTTCACCCCGTTGTGGATCAATGGTCAGCAACGGCGTCATAATCCCGCCGAAACGAAGTAGTAGCTCAAACACAAGGCCCACACCGGCAAAGCCGAGTCCGAACAAGCATATGGATTTGATCCTTTTCATCATTCTTTTGCGCCGCTAGAATTTAAAATAAATAAAGGGCATGGGGTTTGACTGGAAGAGATAGAACAAGGTAAATATCAACGTAGCCGCCATGATGCCATGCCTAAGCGGAGCAGATTTTATCCTGAGCAGATAAGTATGTTTACCCGATGCATATGCAAACAAGTCAAGAGCCAGGGTCAGCAATAAATATGTCAGGGTGGTACCGATGAACCACAACGAATACTCACTGGATTCCCAATGCCATATCCTGGAAAACAGGATGCGCGTGGTTTCCCATGAAGTTGACCTGAAGAATATCCAGGCAAACAGCACAAGTACATTGGTAAAGATCACATTCATCCAGTCCTTTATCCCAAACGGCCATTTGTTCTCTGCGGCAATACGCCGATCACCGGTAAACAGTTTATGTATCACAAGGTACAGACCGTGAAGACCACCCCAAACCACAAAGTTCCAGCTGGCTCCATGCCACAACCCACCCAATAACATGGTTAGCATTAGATTGACATAGGTCCTGACTGCTCCCTTCCGGTTACCACCTAATGAAATATACAGGTAGTCGCGCAGCCAGGAAGACAGGGAGATGTGCCAACGGCGCCAGAACTCCGTGATATTTCTCGAAAGGTATGGCTGTTCAAAATTCTTCATCAACTCCACACCGAATAATTTGGAAGTACCGCGGGCGATCAGACTGTACCCGGAGAAGTCGGCATAGATCTGCACAGCGAACAACACGATCGCACATATGATCTCCACGGAATTGTACACCTCCAGGTGTTCAAATATATGGTCCACATAACGGCCGGTGGTGTCCCCGATCATCACCTTTCTGAACAAACCCATCGTAATGAGCACAATACCCTGTTTCACCTGATGCGTGGTTGCCACCATCCGCTTGCTGAGCTGTGGGAGCAGAAAGCTTGCACGGCCGATCGGACCGGCGACGAGCTGCGGAAAGAAGGTCACAAAAAGGCCGAAAACCACAATGTCTCTGCAGGGCTCTATCTTTTTCCGGTAGATATCAACGATGTACGACAGATTATGAAAAACGTAAAAGGACAAGCCTACCGGCAAGATGATGTTCAGGTGAACAAAGTCGAGCGGAATGCCAATCGCAGTGCTCAATTCCTGAAAATTCTCCACAAAGAAATTGAAGTACTTGAAGAAACCGAGGATGCCCAGATTCACCACCAGACTTACGATCAGCAGGCGTTTTCTTTTGCCGGCATCGTCGGTCTTAAAAATCTGATCCCCTATGAAGTAATCTACAATCGTGGTGAAAGCAAGCAACGAACAAAACCGCCAATCCCAATAACCGTAAAAGAAATAGCTGGCGAGGAGCAGGAAGATGTTGCGGCTCTGTGTGCTCCGGAGCGCATAGTAAACCGGTAGCGCAACCCCCAGAAAAATAAAAAAGATAAAGGAGTTAAATATCATAATAGAAGGGGTTAACGATCAATGAAGGTTTGGAACCACACTTCAAGGTTGATCCATTTCCAAATGTCTTTCGAAAAATTTCCACTGCCATCAAGGTG
This sequence is a window from Flavobacteriales bacterium. Protein-coding genes within it:
- a CDS encoding MBOAT family protein: MIFNSFIFFIFLGVALPVYYALRSTQSRNIFLLLASYFFYGYWDWRFCSLLAFTTIVDYFIGDQIFKTDDAGKRKRLLIVSLVVNLGILGFFKYFNFFVENFQELSTAIGIPLDFVHLNIILPVGLSFYVFHNLSYIVDIYRKKIEPCRDIVVFGLFVTFFPQLVAGPIGRASFLLPQLSKRMVATTHQVKQGIVLITMGLFRKVMIGDTTGRYVDHIFEHLEVYNSVEIICAIVLFAVQIYADFSGYSLIARGTSKLFGVELMKNFEQPYLSRNITEFWRRWHISLSSWLRDYLYISLGGNRKGAVRTYVNLMLTMLLGGLWHGASWNFVVWGGLHGLYLVIHKLFTGDRRIAAENKWPFGIKDWMNVIFTNVLVLFAWIFFRSTSWETTRILFSRIWHWESSEYSLWFIGTTLTYLLLTLALDLFAYASGKHTYLLRIKSAPLRHGIMAATLIFTLFYLFQSNPMPFIYFKF